The following are encoded together in the Bacteroidota bacterium genome:
- a CDS encoding nuclear transport factor 2 family protein → MRSTTMFAALLFGLLAFLPAKAQVNDSAAIREAALNYVEGYYNADWQRVSKGVSPELAKRIVIKDTLGNFMVKNMGASELLFATKHNRNTNVLNPDQPFRGQVIIYDIQGKIATAKVVTNKFKFIDYVQMGKMDGEWKVINVLWDFTQ, encoded by the coding sequence ATGCGTAGCACAACAATGTTTGCAGCTCTCTTGTTTGGACTTCTCGCCTTCCTGCCGGCGAAGGCGCAGGTGAATGATTCGGCTGCCATCAGAGAAGCCGCCCTCAACTACGTCGAGGGTTATTACAATGCAGATTGGCAGAGAGTGTCAAAGGGAGTCTCTCCCGAGCTTGCCAAGAGAATCGTCATAAAAGACACGCTGGGGAATTTCATGGTGAAGAACATGGGCGCGTCGGAGCTCTTGTTCGCCACGAAACACAACCGGAATACGAATGTCCTCAATCCCGATCAACCGTTTAGAGGACAGGTAATTATTTACGATATTCAGGGGAAGATCGCGACCGCAAAGGTGGTCACCAACAAGTTCAAATTCATCGACTATGTACAGATGGGCAAGATGGACGGGGAATGGAAAGTCATCAATGTCCTCTGGGATTTTACTCAATAG
- a CDS encoding DUF5916 domain-containing protein — MTPRLRTRAGSVVISAAACFLFITTLEARWFPPGDSVIPAPPRFDALHPVLVATPPVIDGILDEPVWNLAPHVGGFKTFAPDYDIVPKEQTDVALAYDRQNIYFAFRCYDDPGKIKASVSPRDKITGDDFICINLDAANDQQGLNAFYVNPLGIQADSRFAAGIEDFSPDYVWYSAGKLDSIGYTVEVQLPLKSLRYANDDPTVMEVILERFISRRSEHSSFPRLDPAKGFALLTEMYPLEYPGIEHYKLVEILPAVTATRQNVRQGTDLVRDKQEGNASLTTKYGITTDLILDGTLNPDFSQVESDAGQVDINLRYSLFYPEKRPFFLEGQDNFNIGANANLLDPTIYYSRTIADPFLGTKLTGKVGNGNTLAALYAMDEVLEPDRPTMGRYIHVPVLRYKRTLSSDSYAGFLYAGRELEHGYNRVGGFDEQYRVSDAGVLESNGFLSWAKDDPAGSPVEGNTLGARFSSGTRNLDYNLNFREVSENFRADMGYITRTGVVNFIGFVRPKFYPDSKFFQRIELELSPGGTKDRPSGLWETSDDFAFNIFFSGNWLYRTRFNYSTEVFNGELFQTSGVHTQLKGQITKQVAMTLLYRRIRAIYYPTPEQGKSNVVNAVLTLQPSENFLAEGSYIYTDFYPDAVDTKLYSYGITRVKLTYQVNQYLFFRAIGQYNDYRSEFTNDFLASFTYIPGTAVFIGYGSIFDKVSWDGTDYVPSDRLLVMRQGLFLKMSYLWRS; from the coding sequence ATGACCCCCAGGTTACGAACCCGCGCCGGCTCTGTGGTCATATCGGCTGCAGCCTGTTTTCTTTTCATCACGACTCTCGAAGCGCGCTGGTTCCCGCCCGGCGATAGCGTGATTCCAGCTCCCCCCCGCTTCGACGCGCTCCATCCGGTGCTTGTGGCAACTCCGCCGGTCATCGACGGCATCCTGGACGAACCTGTCTGGAACCTTGCCCCGCACGTTGGCGGCTTCAAGACGTTTGCCCCCGACTACGACATCGTTCCGAAGGAGCAGACGGACGTGGCGCTCGCGTACGACCGGCAGAATATCTACTTTGCGTTCCGCTGTTACGACGATCCGGGAAAAATCAAAGCCTCGGTCTCGCCACGCGATAAAATCACGGGAGACGACTTCATTTGCATCAACCTCGACGCCGCCAACGACCAGCAGGGCTTGAACGCCTTCTATGTCAACCCCCTGGGGATTCAGGCAGACAGCCGCTTCGCGGCAGGCATAGAAGATTTCAGTCCCGACTACGTCTGGTACAGCGCGGGGAAGCTCGATTCCATCGGGTACACCGTGGAAGTGCAGCTCCCGCTGAAAAGCCTCCGGTATGCGAACGACGACCCGACGGTGATGGAAGTCATTCTGGAGCGATTCATCAGCCGCCGCTCTGAGCACAGCTCGTTTCCGCGGCTCGATCCTGCGAAGGGTTTCGCGCTTCTCACCGAGATGTACCCGCTTGAATATCCCGGCATCGAACACTACAAGCTTGTGGAGATCCTTCCGGCAGTCACCGCGACCCGTCAGAATGTACGCCAGGGCACGGATCTCGTTCGCGATAAACAGGAAGGGAATGCGAGCCTGACGACGAAGTACGGAATCACGACGGACCTGATCCTCGACGGAACCCTCAACCCCGACTTCAGCCAGGTGGAATCGGACGCGGGGCAGGTGGATATCAATTTGCGCTATAGCCTCTTCTATCCCGAGAAGCGCCCCTTCTTTCTCGAGGGGCAGGACAATTTCAATATCGGGGCGAACGCGAATCTACTCGATCCGACGATCTACTATTCCCGGACAATCGCCGATCCGTTTCTGGGCACGAAGCTGACCGGGAAGGTCGGAAACGGAAATACCCTCGCGGCTCTCTATGCGATGGACGAGGTTCTTGAACCCGACCGTCCCACGATGGGAAGATACATCCATGTGCCGGTTCTGAGATACAAACGGACCCTTTCAAGCGACAGCTACGCCGGTTTTCTCTACGCGGGGAGAGAACTGGAGCATGGCTATAATAGAGTGGGCGGGTTTGACGAACAGTACAGGGTGTCGGACGCGGGCGTTCTGGAGAGCAACGGGTTTCTTTCGTGGGCGAAGGACGATCCGGCGGGCTCACCGGTCGAAGGGAACACGCTCGGGGCGCGCTTCTCAAGCGGGACGCGCAATCTCGATTACAATCTTAATTTCCGGGAGGTGTCGGAGAATTTTCGAGCCGATATGGGATATATCACAAGAACCGGCGTGGTCAACTTTATAGGATTCGTCCGGCCGAAGTTCTATCCGGACTCGAAATTCTTCCAGCGGATCGAACTCGAACTCTCACCGGGCGGCACGAAAGACCGGCCGAGCGGGCTCTGGGAAACTTCGGACGATTTCGCCTTTAACATTTTCTTTTCAGGGAATTGGCTTTACAGAACCCGCTTCAACTACTCCACCGAGGTCTTCAACGGCGAACTCTTTCAGACGAGCGGCGTACACACGCAATTGAAGGGACAGATCACCAAACAGGTTGCGATGACGCTCCTGTACCGGCGCATCAGGGCGATCTATTACCCGACGCCGGAGCAGGGAAAAAGCAACGTCGTGAATGCGGTCCTCACGCTCCAGCCATCGGAGAACTTCCTTGCCGAGGGAAGCTACATCTATACGGATTTCTACCCGGACGCCGTCGACACCAAGCTCTACTCCTATGGAATCACCCGCGTCAAACTGACTTATCAGGTAAATCAATATCTCTTCTTTCGCGCGATCGGCCAGTACAATGACTACCGGAGCGAGTTTACGAACGACTTTCTCGCCTCCTTCACCTATATCCCCGGGACAGCCGTGTTCATAGGATATGGATCGATCTTTGACAAGGTGAGCTGGGACGGGACAGACTATGTCCCGAGCGACAGGCTTCTCGTGATGCGGCAGGGACTCTTCCTGAAGATGTCATATCTCTGGAGGTCGTGA
- a CDS encoding ester cyclase — MKTGPSNPLLLATFLTFAVLITGLCSCADNSGYTKEMQAKIDSMQTVLKTIADGNATLEKNLATFDTLDYTVFSNQEWVRLHESHSADIVVNWPDGHHTNGIEKHIEDLKAMFVYAPDTRLKEHPIRIGSANGEWTCVEGIMEGTFTKPMPVGKGKSIKPTGKAFKLPMCTIGHWKNGVMIEESLFWDNQTYMAQIGLAK, encoded by the coding sequence ATGAAAACTGGACCATCTAACCCATTGCTGCTGGCGACATTTCTGACCTTCGCTGTGTTGATAACCGGACTCTGCTCCTGTGCCGACAACAGCGGATACACGAAAGAAATGCAGGCGAAGATTGATTCCATGCAAACGGTTCTGAAAACAATCGCCGACGGCAATGCGACGCTCGAGAAAAACCTCGCAACATTTGACACGCTCGATTATACTGTGTTCAGCAATCAGGAATGGGTCCGGTTGCATGAAAGCCATTCGGCTGACATCGTGGTAAACTGGCCCGACGGTCATCACACGAATGGAATCGAAAAACACATCGAAGATCTCAAAGCGATGTTCGTCTACGCCCCTGACACGAGACTAAAGGAACATCCGATCCGGATCGGCTCGGCCAACGGAGAATGGACCTGTGTCGAGGGCATCATGGAGGGAACGTTCACCAAACCGATGCCTGTCGGCAAGGGGAAATCCATCAAGCCGACCGGGAAGGCGTTCAAGCTCCCCATGTGCACGATCGGCCACTGGAAAAACGGTGTGATGATAGAAGAATCGTTGTTCTGGGATAACCAGACGTATATGGCTCAAATAGGTTTAGCGAAGTAA
- a CDS encoding 2-dehydropantoate 2-reductase, whose product MGQKLKVAILGLGGVGGYLGGKLAARYAGSDAAEIMFIARGDHERAIRSGGLKLITPEGEQISHPSRITSRPEELGVVDLVICCVKSYDLESSLELLRPCITDHTVILPFLNGVDARERISRVFPDARVWEGCIYIISRLIAPGVVRQSGTLRRLYIGSENEAPGKLQEIETLLTSAGINAKVSGNITQTIWEKFLFISPFGTLTSYLDLPIGDILEDKEQKEVLLNLIKELKAVADAKGIPLPEDIVQSTLAKSTSLPYESSSSMRDDFQKGNRTEVESLTGYVAAEGRELHVPTPTYDRMLAGLKSRGQNVG is encoded by the coding sequence ATGGGTCAAAAGCTCAAAGTGGCAATCCTCGGATTGGGAGGCGTGGGCGGGTACCTCGGAGGGAAGCTGGCGGCCCGGTACGCCGGCTCCGATGCAGCGGAGATCATGTTTATCGCGAGGGGGGATCATGAGCGGGCCATCCGGTCGGGCGGTCTGAAACTGATCACACCCGAAGGCGAGCAAATATCGCATCCTTCGAGAATCACAAGCCGGCCTGAGGAACTGGGAGTTGTCGACCTCGTGATCTGCTGTGTGAAAAGCTATGACCTGGAATCGAGCCTTGAACTTCTCAGACCCTGCATCACCGATCATACCGTAATACTCCCGTTCCTCAACGGCGTCGATGCCAGGGAGAGAATCAGCAGAGTATTTCCGGACGCCCGGGTGTGGGAGGGCTGCATCTATATTATTTCGAGGTTGATCGCGCCCGGGGTCGTCAGGCAGTCCGGCACACTCAGGAGGCTCTATATTGGTTCGGAGAATGAAGCTCCCGGCAAGCTTCAGGAGATTGAAACGCTCCTGACATCGGCGGGCATCAATGCAAAAGTGTCCGGGAACATCACACAGACGATCTGGGAGAAATTCCTGTTCATTTCACCGTTTGGCACCCTCACCTCCTACCTCGATCTTCCGATCGGGGACATTCTCGAAGACAAAGAACAGAAAGAAGTGCTTCTGAACCTGATAAAGGAACTGAAGGCCGTGGCAGATGCGAAGGGGATCCCGCTTCCGGAGGACATCGTTCAGTCGACACTGGCGAAATCGACGTCGCTCCCGTATGAGTCCAGCTCCTCGATGCGTGACGATTTTCAGAAGGGGAACAGGACGGAGGTGGAGTCATTGACCGGTTATGTGGCGGCGGAAGGAAGAGAGCTCCACGTTCCAACGCCGACGTATGACAGGATGCTGGCAGGTTTGAAATCGCGCGGACAAAATGTTGGTTAG